Part of the Oreochromis aureus strain Israel breed Guangdong linkage group 20, ZZ_aureus, whole genome shotgun sequence genome, TAATGTGTGGTACAAACTAGTCACAAAGTTTGTGCTCCTTTTTGTTGAGTGTTTACTGCTACTGTATTAATTAACAGTTCATTGatgttgctaaaaaaaaaactgtacctGTAAACTCAGCCCTTCACCCTTTCATGCATATAAGGTCAACTCTAGCTCCCAAAAAACATCATAACATTATGATAGTGGCCAAAGCTCTAACTTTAAAGCTTCAAAATTCAGCTTTTATCCACGTGCACCTTTTATACTGTGTATGGTCACCAAACTGCCAGTAAGAATATATTTTAGATATATTTTAGATTTATATCCTGAAGTAACAGCACAATATCCAGCACACAGCTTGTAACAGTACCAAAATATTGGTCAAAGACACCAGTAAGTCCCAATGAGGCCAATACTGTTAATGAAATCAAGCTCACAAAAAACAGTGGCTCCTTTAAGATTTTTAAGATATATCCTCAATTCagaaaaaagattattttttaaattaatatttatgaATGAATTATGCTTCAGTATATACGCTCACTTTTTAtgtaacatacaaaaaaaaggagctgtGTGGTTATGGATAACCATATATTTATAAGATAAGCATTTCCTCTAtttcctctcttttttgtttctgtttttgctttttattttaccatttatttcaaggcttaaaaaaaatagatgataCTAAAAGCattgctgaaaaaacaaaaaaaaaaacttaatttcCCCTTTCCCTGATCTTCCCCTTGTGTAGGTGTTTTTGAGACACTCAGTAATAAATTAGCTGGAAATACTATGCCACGCCAGTTAGAGTCATGCAAGGCTGTTTCTATTGCGCAATACTACCTTTACTTGACTTCAAACTGATATTACAGTGCTTGTACCTACTAAAACAGCAGACAGCTTAGGTGTTTATATAATGCTGCATAATGCTGTGACTTCACcacagatgtttaaacataaataGGAGATTACAGACCCTTCAACACTGTGGGTAGAGTACCAAGCAAAGAGAACCACAGTGGCATTCACTTAACCTTCAAGTATTCAAATGAGGTCGCATTATCACCCCAGCTGTATATTTATATGTGCCTTTGTGATATTTTGAATCAGAAAAATGTTCCTATCATGACATGACATGACATGACATTTGCCATTCCACAACTTTTCATAGTTTCTTACACGAATAACCCCTTTGGTGTGGCAAAGATAATAGaaagctgtgtgaaaatgtgagcatgtcgttttttttaaaacataacagtgtttgattttattgtaattttccaCTTGTACTCACTCACTTTAATGTTTTGCAATGAACCACAGTTCACAGATGCAGAGCAAGATTCAGAGATATCCTGAAGCACATGCGGTTTGACAAATGAGCAACCAGAGCTGGCAGGCAGGACACAAACAAATCTGCTACTTTCAGGGGCATTTGGACAAAGTTTCTATCACAGTTACCCAAATACTATATCCCTATGACCAACCTCTGTGTGCATGGTGCTAGCTTTAAGAGGCAGGTTAAGTTTCAGGTAATGTATCTGTTCTACAGAAGGTTTGGCATAAAAACCTGGCGAAACTGTGATGCTTAAAATCACTGAAAACCCTAGTTAAttacatgaaaacattttaaaatatctgcCCTAGATAAATGAAACCAGTATACGAGTATATAATGAGGTCCTAAATGTAATTTTAGTGGCTAAAACACCTTGAGAGTTGTGGGAATATTTTAAGTGTTTCAGACTCTGCGGTCCAGCACACTGAGGCAAGCAAAGACAAACTTACACGGGCTAACGTCTCTGTATCGATTCCGAGTCTTGTTTTCAGGTGATTTGGCAACCTTACAAGGGAATTCACTCGACTGCTGCCGAATCTCCTGTAACAGAATAAAAGAAGGAAACCAAGCATTAAAGcagagttttggtgtttttgcaggggtttttttgttttgtttaaaaaaacaacaacaacaacaacaacaacaacaacaaaacaacatccACTCCACATTAAAAAGCTCTGAGTGTGACTACTGTATTCtttaagacaaacaaacaaaacaatgatgACATTCACTGATGACCCTTTTACAATTTCCTCTAGCTATCTCAATAACAATCAGGATTATATTTGCCTCAATACTAACACTGTCAAAAGCTTGTATTTAGACTACCCTAAAATATGAGGAGGGGGTTATCAAATTTTTGAAACCAGAAATTTGCTGGTTGCTTTCTTAGAGTGGTTAATGaaagtttaatttaaatgtCAATTCTGACTTCCAACAATTatgaaaacaagaaacaacattcattttcattgtttttattgtttcatgATATACATGTTCCAAGCCCACCTATTTTGCTTTCACCTCTTCCTAAAAAGTTTAAACTTGCTGTTTAGTTCAGTTGCAGGCAATATAACTGCAAGAGAGCTAAACAGCGGGACAAAAAGTTTCAAGGCATAGGTAGGTGAACCTGTGGAAAGATTATTAATGGTTGACTGCAGCCGTTTCCAACTCTAGATCACTTAGGGCCTGTCACCCTATCTGCTTTTGGCAATGCTGAACAGTTTGCGGTCAGCTTCAGTTCTCTGTGGTTCATCTGAGGCTGCTTTAAAGGTTTCCCAAGACGGCCGAACTCTATTACAGCGTTTCGCCCATCTGGACCCACAAACATCCCGCTATGGAAGCTATGGGCTTGTAGGGACCATCACCTGGTCTGGCTTTATAATCCAAAGCCCTGCCTACTGAACAGTTTTTTTCTATGTTATTTGAATTATGTAACAGTTAAAGAAGATTCCatgtgaaaaaacaacaacaacacagtttTAACTTCAGCCACTGCATAATGTTTATAAAGTTTGTAAATAATAGAGAGATGATTGAGATTTGACTCAATGACCAATCATAGTCCATAACCTTATGTTCCACAGTTTCAGTTTATTCAATTTTCTTCAGCAGGGATGAATAACAAAGACACGAGGGAGAAAACCAAAGTCCACAACAGGTCTGATCGTTTGATCACGACTGAATTACGAATAACAATTAAGCTCCATTAAGAGCATTTCCTTGCTCAAAATGAGCCTTTGGGGTGATTACATGAAGTTCGCGTAGCAGGTCAAATTTTCTTATacgcagaaagaaagaaaaaaaaacccaactaaaCAGTACACTTCATATCATAAATGAGGAAGTGAATGCCTTTGACATGTTTAGTAGACCACAAATGTACAGAAAATATTTAATGTGTTGGTAAATGTTTTGAACAGTACTTTTGCTAGCTCACAAAAAAATTCCCAGGGGGtacttttaattttaagttttaggaTATGGTCttaaagaattaaaatagaAGCTGTATGGCACATATAACAGACTAATGAATCCTGTATGCAATAGTATATTGGGGAGAGGGGGATTCCTGGCTCAAAGCAGGTTtcagttggggttttttttggttatttGTTCTGtcagaaatttattttttctaaattaACCCCAATGAAAACCCTTAACAATGCATTTAAGTTTGAGTAAATCAAACCCCATTCAACAAAAATTAATAATTCTCTTTTATGAAAGGCTAAAACTTCTTTAGAACGTGGCAAAGTTTTTCATAGAGGAAAATTTCTACCATTATTGTGATGCATTTCCATTTGAATTGTTACCTATGGCATTTTACACCTTAAGTATCATGGTATGGGAGAGATAGAACCGCGATACGATATTTTGGAGGTTTGTATCGCGATTTCACTCGGTTTCAGGTGTGTTATACCCCTATGTAATGTATTACAAAcatttataataattataataagcTGCCGATTAACAGCGGAATGGAAATGTTAGACGAAACTGAGaacaaatcattaaaaataagttAGTACGTCCAAAAAATGTATGACGTCAGTCAGCGTTGAGCTGCTGCCTTTATACCCGGGCAGACGCATCAATCATCGGTTAACTCCGAGCAGGAAGAACAGGCACTGAACTAAACACCAACACACAGATATAGCCAGAGAAACTATAGCTACCACCTCACCGTACATAAGCTACACGTTGGCCTAACCAGCTTCAGCTACGGTCTGATTATTTCCACCTTAATTTGCCAAGAGCTCTTACCTGATAAATGGCGTTCCAGCTGCCGTTTTCATCGATTTCCCGAAATTCAGCTTCCATCGCTGACAGTCCAGCTGCCACTCACTCTCTCGTTGTTTAGCCTCCCGATACGAACAACCAAAAGTCCCCGAAGATTAAACAAATTTCAGTCAAACTATTCGCAGTAGCTGCCAACTGGTCTGCCGCTGTTTTGTAATTCTCAGTGCGGCTGCATAGATTACCGTCTCGGCCTGCTCTTAGCGGAAACACGCCGCtaactcctcctcctgctgtagCTGCCGTCCTTGGGtgaccaaaaaaaagagagcagaatatatttttttttaagagataAAATTCCTCCTGCGTTTCTCTGTGTGTCACTTTGGGTTTATAAGCCCCCGTCAAATCCGGATTTGTCACTTAGTTTGCGTGAGACGGCTATTTTACTATTCCTACAGCAGCAGTTGAGGCCGACCAGCGGGCATGCGCGGAAGGCATCTTGTTTCTGGAGCGAAACGCGTCTGGGCGGTCTCCTCGGGGGACGCGCACGTACACTCACGTAATGGTCTGTTTACGTCCAATCTGTGGAGtcgctgctctgctgctgctactgtgaCCTGCTGCAGTTTAGTCAACGGGATATTATAGCTGGATAAAAATCCCATCGAGATTTATTATGATGCCGTTCCGATATATGTGTCCTCACGGTGGCCGTGCATAGAGTGACCCGGCAGAGGTCGTCATGGAGTAGCTGTAGTTGAGGGGCTTTGTTTAGGCAGTGCGACTGGGAGCAAAGAACTGGGACAGGGGGACTTTGGTGCTACTAACGTTAGCTAGCTGAGCAACTTAGCTAGACGTTTTTACTGCTGCGACAGGTATTATTATaagttgttttgtgtgtgtgtcgctCCATGTGTTGTCTTCCTCTGGCCGTCAGCTCACTTTATATTGCTGTGTTTTCGTAGTTGTTATTGTTAGCGTTGGCGTTAGCCGTCAGCTGTCGTTGGCTGCTGCTAGCTAATGTGTAGCTATAGTTATTGCCTCCCAGTGGTGGAAAAAGTATTCAGATCTTTTAACGGTAAGTTTTATTTGCAAGACTGTAGTGGAAAAATGTTCCAAAAATGTAAAgtctggaaaggaaaaaaaacacatatttatttGACTAGCATTATTAAATATGCTGCATTTATTCATAGAAATAACTGATCATTTAAACCTCTCTACAAGAAGTAGAGTGATGAGAAAAGTATTTCCCCCATTTCTgagttgttatttttttcatttttgaaatcTTCAAAGAACTTTTAAAATTAGGCAAATGTAATCTCAgttaatacaaaatgcagtttttaaatgatgatttaatttattcaGGGAGTAAAGATATTCATACCTACCCGGCCCTGTGTGGACAAAAGTAATTGCCCTCTACAACCTTGATAACTTGTTATACCACCCTTGGAAGGATGAACCGCAGTCAAGTCTTTGTGATAACTGggaatgagtctttcacatgtggagaaaatctggcccactcttctttgcagaatgaTTTTAATACAGCCACATTAGAAGGTTTTCAAGTATGAGTGGCcagtttaaggtcatgccaaagcatcttAATCTGGTTTCAGTCCAAAATTTGACTAGGTCGGTCCAAAATCTTATTTTTTTGAGCCGTTAAGAGGCAGACTTGTTAATGTGTTTCAGATCCTGCTGCATAACTCATGTTATGCACCAAGTTATGCTTGAGCTCCATGGGACAAACTGATGACTTCACATTgttcttcaggattttctggtagagagcagaattcattgTTCCATGAATTACAGCAAGAAGCCctagaccatcacactaccaccaccgtGTTTCACTGTTGGCATGATGTTCTTTTtgtgaaatgctgtgttagtctTACATCAGATGTAACAGGACACAAACCTTTCAAAGGTTCAACTTTAGTCCtcagagtatttttttttttcaaaagttcTGGGGTTTATTTAGATGTtctttggcaaatgtgagacatGCCTAAGGCCTCCTGGATCAGTCATCGATGGGcttttggagtaattttggtaggctgGCCACTCTGGTGAatgttcaccactgttccaattttttcttcatttgtggttagtggctctcactgtggttcactggagtcccaaagccttagaaatggacGTCAGTGACTTTGGTTCTCATCTGTTTTGATCATGGCATGATATGTTGGTTTTTGAGCACTTTTGGGCTACTTTACTTTGTCAGGCAGGTTCTATTCttgtgatttcttgattcagtAGGTGTGGCAGTAATCAGACCAAAGTGTGGCAAGTGTAATTGAACTCTGATTTCCAAAAATGTGGTTAATTGgagttaattcatgatttaacaagggtaacaattctgtttttacacagggcCAGGTAGGATTGGATAGCTTTTTCCCCCCTTAATAAGTCAAGTCATTGTTTGCAAGAAATAAATCAAGAAGTCGAGCAAATACAGCACTATAAATACTATAGTGCTTCTATGATAGTCAGTATTTTCTCTCCATTGCTGTCCTGTAAGCAGAATAAATTATGCTATTTCTTGTCCTTGCcaagaaaaaaatgtagaaataaTACACAATacaaattatatatatacaaagtaagtattatataatgtaaaagTTAATATAAATTGGGGGGTTTTTCATGTACATTTTCATTAGcagttaggttttttttttggggggggggggttacaaAATGTTGTAAAAAGGGTGTAAAACAGTGACAAAAATCTGTTATCATTTCCCACAAAGTGTCACAAACTTATCTTGTGAATAGCCAGCAGTTCAACCCAACTGACAAATtactgacagacacacacactcactagCTGCATGACTTGCTTGTACAGTATATAAAAATGTGACATTGTGGCGTGCTTTTATGCTTACTGTGGAATACCTTTCTTCCCAAAGGATGTTTTCAAAATAGACTGTCTTTTTTCCAGATTCATTTAATAGTTTGAGATCCGTAAGGGATTCTCAAAGCAGCATGGCTCCCAAAGACATCATGACCAATTCCCATGCCAAATCCATCCTCAATGCAATGAACTCACTTCGCAAGAGCAACACACTCTGCGACATCACTCTGAGGGTGGAGAACACTGATTTTCCAGCTCACCGAATTGTCTTGGCTGCCTGCAGTGACTATTTTTGTGCCATGTTCACTAGCGAGGTAATAATGTTTGAAAAATAGATGCCCCAGTTACATTCCTGATGCActcttttattctgtttttttctttgttggccTTTCTGGGTGTTTTAAGGTGGTGTTACATTTGCCTAAAATGCAGGATGATTCTCAAAAGTAATCCTTCaaataaatgtgttgttttggCTCTGTAGCTTGCAGAAAAGGGGAAATCTTTTGTCGACATTCAGGGGCTCACGGCATCCACTATGGAGATCTTGTTGGACTTTGTCTACACAGAGACTGTGCTCGTCACGGTGGAGAACGTACAAGAGCTGCTCCCTGCAGCGTGTTTGCTACAGCTCAAAGGTAAGTTCAGAGCTGTACCttgagttaaaaagtttctAATAATTGTCTCTGGTTTTGACATTGTCTTCAGAAGCTTCTGTGTTTTGAGCTTTTATAACTTTGTTTAACATATTAATATAACATAATATAATTATGTCTGTTTACCACGGTCTGCTGATAAGAATTAGTGTGTATGGGTAAATGTGGCATATTTACAGTGTTCATGTTAATTAAAGTGCAATGTTatgattaaagaaaataaacataatgaTTAAAGAGTTTGCCTAAGCCATCTTTTCACGACTGTAACCCCAGATCTTGAAACGTATTATTCAGTTTCCTCAAAGATACGTTTTACCAGGTATTACAAAGTTTGAATTGTTTCCTCTTGCAGGCAGTAATGTATTAGTTTTAGCATGACTTAGGTCAGTTTATGTGCAGCTGGTAGAATAAACTGGGTTGTTGTAATGTTGGATTTTGGAGTTTTAGTAAGCAGGCCTGTTGAAATAAGTCACTTTCGCAAACGTTAGTAACTGGGAAACTCATCCAGTTACAGATTTAAATGGATCATCTTTAATTCCTCAATCCATTCATGCAACAACGTAAGGGCTTAATTCGAACCTCAGTTACAGCAGTGTAATCAATCAATCACGCAGTGTTGTATTCAGTATTCATACCTTGTATAGCACCTGGGAAAatccatgcatccatctatCTTCTGCCAGGATGAGtgggcagcagtctaagcaggAGTGCCCAGACTTCCCGCTCCCTGGCCACCATATCCAGCTCATCTTAGCAGACGCCATATAatcttatattaaaaaaatgacagcgAATGTTgcaaatttatatatttttgtagaTAGTGTGAATGAGTCTGTTTGTAAAATTAATCATATCATCCAGAATTATTATAGTCTGCTGGGAACCGCAGAAAATGTGatgtaataattatttttaggCTTAATCATCAATTTAAAATTCTATTTTCTaagaaacatttattaaacagtgGTACTATTCCATTAAAATGCCTTCTGCGTTTCCAAATTAAGAGAGAATTAAATGCTGGTTTTCGAAAGAGTTATGTAGGAGTATGTGTGTACAAACCTATCTCCGTCTTCCCTAGGGGTGAAAAGAGCGTGTTGTGATTTTTTGGAGAGCCAACTCGATCCGTCCAACTGTCTGGGCATTCGAGACTTTGCAGAGACTCACAACTGCCTTGACCTGATGCAGGCCGCTGAGCTCTTCTCCCAGAAGCATTTCTCCGAGGTGGTTCAGCATGAGGAGTTCATGCTGCTGAGCCAGACAGAAGTGGAAAAGCTAATAAAATGTGACGAAATTCAGGTAGGAAAACTGCATGCAGGGAGGCTTGCTTCTCTTTGAAgatctttttaaatgtgctgtgaatgctgctttttgttttgttgctggaTGATGTAAAATTTGTTACTCCAAGCGCCTGAAAGTTGCCTGTTAACTTTTTTTGTCTGCATGAAAGTTAGTGTTATAGTTTTATAATTTTCtaattggtttttatttttatttcattttgactttttttattcagttcCCTTTCAGTTAGTTTCCAGAGTGGCTTTATTAGTTTCATTTTAGTTTCTGTAGTTTCAGTTTACTTGGTTAGTATTTGTGATATGGAGAATATTGATCAGGGGGAAGATTTAGGGAATTACGGTTTAAACATGACTTTTTGTGAAGGCTGTTGCCTCACAGTCACATAGACATTGTATATCTACAAATGCACTAAAGCCTCATCAGGCAGTTTGCAGTTTTTAGTGAGTTTTGCAAGTTCACaaagttttatttcagttaACTAAAATCTTTTATCACAACTAGTTTTAGTTTGTAGTCGAGTTCTAGTTAAGTGTAATAACATTAGTCTGCATTACTACTGAAATAGTTAAATTTCAGTCTGAGATCCCTAAAACAAATAGTTGATTTAATGCAAATTGAGCTTGACTTTCACAGCTTCTATAATGTCTGTCAACAATCTAAGCGCCAAAAATGAAAAGCAAGTATAAACCTGTTACAGAATCAGTCTGTGACCTCCCCCCAACCACCCAAGTTCCAGTCAGTGTTGTGGATTGACCTGACAATGAAATTGCAGAGAAGTGAATCTGATTTAAGTTTGGCTTTGTGCTCAGGAAATTCCTGTTTCCCAACCACATACCCCGCTTTGTGAAAACACAGTTATTATCACATGATGATTTATAGATCACAAGTTCTGTCAAATTGTCTTTCCTgtcatatttgttgtttttaaaataaaaccagacCATACATGTAAATCATAGTCATGCATAATTTGCCTTCAGTTAAAGTTTTCTGTCATCCTTGAGGATTTGAAGTTTATTTTAACAGACTGCGCTGTTTCACCTTTGTACATTTTGTCTTTGCAGTTGCAGAAATCTCTTGAATTGTTGCCACTAGTCTTGCCACAAGTAATTATATTTATTGAAAAAGAGCTTGCATCAAAAATCAGTCTTGTGCAATCGTTCAATTGCAGCTGTTAGCAAATCCTTCAGTGTTGTGTAGATTTACTGTCAGGTGTTATTAATGTACATGTTGTCGGTATGCAGGTGGACTCGGAGGAGCCTGTATTCGAGGCCGTATTAAATTGGGTCAAACACAACCGCAAAGAGCGGGAACCCTACCTGCCAGACATGCTCGAGTTTGTTCGGATGCCGCTGCTGACCCCACGCTACATTACAGATGTCATTGATACTGAGGTGAGCCAGGCGACGCTTTGTGGGTTGTTGTGTAATCACATGCCAAGCCTCCTATGAAAGATTTTTCTGTCAAGTTTTATCACACCGTAATTAAGCAAGTTTTTACTCGTCTTAGCCTCTCATTCGGTGTAGCCTGCCATGTCGAGACCTTGTTGACGAAGCCAAGAAATTCCACTTAAGACCGGAGCTGAGGAGTGAGATGCAAGGCCCACGCACACAAGCCAGATTAGGTAGGAATCCAGTTTTCAACTGCACTTTAGCTAAATGCTTGTCTTGTAGACAGAAGCTTTGTAAAATACGTTATTTTCTTTTAAGGTGCCAAAGAAGTCCTGCTGGTTATCGGTGGGTTTGGCAGCCAGCAGTCACCAATAGACATAGTTGAAAAATATGATCCCAAAACTCAAGAGTGGAGCTTTCTACCTGTAAGTATTAATTTGGTGCATGTATTTGGCTGTtgaaccaggggtgtcaaacatgctgtgcaaagtgtgaaaatgttattGAACTCATAAATTGCTTCCAATTCGTCAATGAAATGCAAGGTTTTTCATGATGCCAACATTACACAAGAAATggacagaaaattaaaagtgaAGTTGTTTGAATCATGAACACATGAAATCCTCTTCAGAAACGAAAACTGTACAGCTTTGATCTGTAAAGTGAAATATTGTTGAAATAGATTTTTATTAAGGCATCTCAGGCTTTTCAGCACCTGTTTTGTAAATCAATAGcttaataaagaataaaaaataacctttaaaattaaaatgacttcTACAGAATACAGTATTTTCTAATGGCTGGTAAATTTGTGAGAGTGTAGGGTTAAGGGTTGTCTTACTCAGGCTTCTGCTTTCAGCTTTCTCAAATCTCAAAATGGCAAAAGTTATTCTAAAAGCAAGTTTGAACACCTCTTTTTTGCAGTTATTGTGAAGAATTATCTAAATTTACTTTAATTATAGTGATAACAAGTATAGTGAAAAGCAGCTCAGCTTAAAGAGTTTCCTGTCTTTCCCCAAACATAGGATTTTG contains:
- the LOC116317172 gene encoding kelch-like protein 12 isoform X2 — encoded protein: MCSYSYCLPVVEKVFRSFNDSFNSLRSVRDSQSSMAPKDIMTNSHAKSILNAMNSLRKSNTLCDITLRVENTDFPAHRIVLAACSDYFCAMFTSELAEKGKSFVDIQGLTASTMEILLDFVYTETVLVTVENVQELLPAACLLQLKGVKRACCDFLESQLDPSNCLGIRDFAETHNCLDLMQAAELFSQKHFSEVVQHEEFMLLSQTEVEKLIKCDEIQVDSEEPVFEAVLNWVKHNRKEREPYLPDMLEFVRMPLLTPRYITDVIDTEPLIRCSLPCRDLVDEAKKFHLRPELRSEMQGPRTQARLGAKEVLLVIGGFGSQQSPIDIVEKYDPKTQEWSFLPNIARKRRYVATVSLHDRVYVIGGYDGRSRLSSVECLDYTADEDGVWYTVATMNVRRGLAGATTLGDMIYVAGGFDGSRRHTSMERYDPNIDQWSMLGDMQTAREGAGLVVASGLIYCLGGYDGLNILNSVERYDPHTGHWTSVTPMATKRSGAGVALLNDHIYVVGGFDGVSHLDSVEVYNIRTDYWTTVASMTTPRCYVGATVLRGRLYAIAGYDGNSLLSSIECYDPVIDSWEVVTSMATQRCDAGVCVLREK